The following coding sequences are from one Rhodobiaceae bacterium window:
- the nuoN gene encoding NADH-quinone oxidoreductase subunit N: protein METALAMPDLGPALAEIILAVGAMALLMLGVFRGDGSSRAVSIGSIVLLIAAAFAVISQPDERVLTFGGAFVMDGFAIVMKCLVLAGSAVAILMAQGFMARENIDRFEFPVLILLATLGMIMMVSANGLIALYMGLELQSLALYVVASFHRDNTRSTEAGLKYFVLGALASGMLLYGSSLIYGFSGTTNFDVLAGVIALNGMSTGLIFGLVFLMAGLAFKISAVPFHMWTPDVYEGAPTPVTAFFAAAPKIAAMALFLRVMYGGFADAVFQWQQVVVFISIASMVLGAFAAIGQTNIKRLMAYSSIGHMGFALVGLAAGTPEGVKGVVIYLTIYLIMNAGVFCCILAMRHKEGPVEEISDLAGLSQNQPMLAAVFAMLMFSLAGIPPLAGFFAKFYVFLAAINAGLYALAIIGVLASVVGAFYYLRVVKIIYFDDPAPAFAGPMGSEIRAVLAVSALFTLLFILYPTPVLKMAEGAANSLVPTVEAAEAPAAPAETAH from the coding sequence ATGGAAACCGCCCTCGCCATGCCGGACTTAGGTCCCGCCCTTGCGGAAATCATCCTTGCTGTCGGTGCAATGGCACTGCTCATGCTCGGTGTGTTCAGAGGTGATGGATCAAGCCGCGCGGTGAGCATCGGATCCATTGTGCTTCTGATTGCGGCGGCTTTTGCGGTCATCAGCCAGCCAGACGAACGGGTCCTGACTTTTGGTGGCGCCTTTGTGATGGATGGCTTCGCCATTGTCATGAAGTGTCTTGTGCTCGCAGGCTCAGCCGTTGCAATTCTTATGGCTCAGGGCTTCATGGCACGTGAGAACATTGATCGGTTTGAGTTTCCGGTTTTGATCCTCCTTGCCACGCTGGGTATGATCATGATGGTCTCTGCGAACGGCCTCATCGCGCTCTATATGGGCCTGGAGCTGCAGAGCTTGGCGCTCTACGTCGTCGCGTCCTTCCATCGTGACAACACCCGCTCAACCGAGGCCGGCCTTAAATATTTCGTCCTTGGCGCTCTTGCCTCCGGCATGCTGCTTTACGGGTCATCGCTGATTTACGGCTTCTCGGGCACGACAAACTTTGATGTGCTCGCTGGCGTCATTGCACTGAATGGCATGTCGACAGGCCTCATTTTCGGGCTGGTTTTCCTGATGGCAGGTCTGGCGTTCAAAATCTCCGCCGTTCCGTTCCATATGTGGACGCCTGATGTGTATGAAGGCGCGCCAACGCCGGTCACGGCCTTCTTCGCCGCAGCGCCGAAAATCGCAGCCATGGCGCTCTTCCTGCGTGTGATGTATGGCGGCTTCGCAGATGCCGTCTTCCAATGGCAGCAGGTTGTTGTGTTCATCTCGATCGCCTCAATGGTGCTCGGTGCTTTCGCTGCGATAGGTCAGACCAACATCAAACGCCTGATGGCTTATTCTTCCATCGGGCATATGGGCTTTGCGCTTGTCGGGCTTGCCGCAGGCACACCCGAAGGCGTGAAGGGCGTGGTGATCTATCTCACCATCTACCTGATCATGAATGCGGGCGTTTTCTGCTGCATCCTGGCCATGCGGCACAAAGAAGGACCGGTTGAAGAGATCTCTGACCTTGCGGGTCTGTCGCAGAACCAGCCCATGCTCGCGGCCGTCTTTGCGATGCTCATGTTCTCGCTTGCAGGCATACCGCCACTCGCCGGGTTCTTTGCAAAATTCTATGTCTTCCTCGCTGCCATCAATGCCGGGCTCTATGCCCTTGCGATTATTGGTGTTCTGGCGAGTGTCGTCGGAGCTTTCTACTACCTCCGTGTAGTGAAGATCATCTATTTCGATGACCCGGCTCCTGCGTTTGCCGGTCCCATGGGATCAGAGATCAGAGCTGTTCTCGCCGTTTCGGCCTTGTTCACGCTCCTGTTCATTCTTTACCCAACTCCTGTGTTGAAGATGGCGGAAGGTGCTGCAAATTCTCTGGTTCCGACGGTGGAAGCAGCTGAAGCTCC
- the nuoM gene encoding NADH-quinone oxidoreductase subunit M, with amino-acid sequence MFGIPWLSIITFLPLVGALFILTIPNSVEVSARNARWVAFWTTAITFALSLVIWVGFDKTTAEFQFVEQGEWLGGAINYHMGVDGISMLFVILTTFLMPFCILASWEAIKTRVKEYMIAFLILETLMIGVFCSLDLVLFYLFFEAGLIPMFLIIGVWGGARRVYASFKFFLYTLAGSVLMLLAIMAMYWQVGTTDIPTLLAYDFPAGMQTWLWLAFFASFAVKMPMWPVHTWLPDAHVEAPTAGSVILAGILLKMGGYGFLRFSLPMFPIASDLFAPMVFGLSVIAIIYTSLVALVQEDMKKLIAYSSVAHMGFVTMGIFAATTQGVQGGIFQMLSHGWVSGALFLCVGVVYDRMHTREIAAYGGLVSRMPIYAFAFMVFTMANVGLPGTSGFVGEFLTIVGVFQVNSWVALLAATGVILSACYALYLYRRVVFGELEKDTLKNIKDVSPRELATLAPLIVATIFFGVYPLPILDVTAVSVDNLVANYSAAVEAHELAGGGTFDFAWAGFGR; translated from the coding sequence ATGTTTGGAATTCCATGGCTCTCAATAATTACCTTCCTGCCGCTCGTCGGTGCGCTCTTCATCCTCACCATACCTAACAGTGTTGAGGTCTCTGCTCGGAATGCCCGTTGGGTGGCGTTCTGGACGACCGCAATCACCTTTGCTTTGTCCCTTGTTATTTGGGTAGGCTTCGATAAGACGACAGCCGAATTCCAGTTTGTTGAGCAGGGCGAATGGCTCGGTGGTGCGATCAATTACCATATGGGTGTTGACGGCATTTCCATGCTGTTTGTGATCCTCACAACTTTCCTGATGCCGTTCTGCATTCTGGCCAGTTGGGAAGCGATCAAGACCCGCGTGAAGGAATACATGATCGCATTCCTGATCCTGGAAACGCTGATGATCGGCGTGTTCTGTTCTCTGGATCTGGTGCTCTTCTATCTCTTCTTTGAAGCTGGCCTCATTCCGATGTTCCTGATCATCGGTGTCTGGGGCGGCGCACGGCGCGTCTATGCAAGCTTCAAGTTCTTCCTCTACACGCTGGCCGGCTCCGTTCTCATGCTGCTGGCGATCATGGCCATGTATTGGCAGGTCGGCACGACAGACATTCCAACTCTGTTGGCCTATGACTTCCCGGCTGGCATGCAAACCTGGCTGTGGCTCGCCTTCTTCGCGTCCTTCGCGGTGAAAATGCCCATGTGGCCCGTGCACACCTGGCTGCCGGATGCTCACGTGGAAGCACCGACAGCGGGTTCAGTTATCCTTGCAGGCATCCTGTTGAAGATGGGCGGCTATGGCTTCCTGCGCTTCTCATTGCCCATGTTCCCCATTGCGTCGGACCTTTTCGCACCGATGGTTTTCGGGCTGTCTGTCATTGCGATCATCTACACCTCGCTGGTTGCGTTGGTGCAGGAAGACATGAAAAAGCTGATTGCTTATTCGTCCGTCGCGCATATGGGCTTTGTGACCATGGGCATTTTCGCGGCCACAACCCAAGGGGTGCAGGGCGGCATCTTCCAGATGCTCTCCCACGGCTGGGTCTCTGGCGCACTCTTCCTGTGTGTCGGGGTTGTCTATGACCGGATGCACACCCGCGAGATAGCGGCCTATGGGGGGCTCGTTAGTCGGATGCCGATCTACGCGTTTGCCTTTATGGTCTTCACCATGGCGAATGTGGGGCTGCCCGGCACCAGTGGGTTTGTTGGCGAATTCCTGACAATTGTTGGCGTGTTCCAGGTGAATTCCTGGGTCGCTCTGTTGGCGGCAACCGGGGTCATCTTGTCTGCCTGCTACGCGCTGTACCTCTATCGCCGTGTTGTCTTTGGCGAATTGGAAAAAGACACTTTGAAGAACATCAAAGATGTAAGCCCGAGAGAGCTTGCGACATTGGCGCCACTCATCGTTGCGACAATCTTCTTTGGTGTATACCCGCTGCCAATTTTGGATGTGACCGCCGTGTCCGTCGACAATCTGGTCGCGAACTACTCTGCCGCTGTGGAGGCCCATGAACTGGCCGGTGGCGGTACATTTGACTTTGCTTGGGCTGGCTTCGGCCGCTAA